Proteins encoded together in one Kingella oralis window:
- a CDS encoding CopD family copper resistance protein, translating to MSALYPYAHIIHLYCAITFVGGVFFEALVLSVMHSKRVSREARREVERALSYRAVRVMPWVVSGVFLSGLTMLHRYAAVLRHPFSGGFATMLSLKILLACGILAHFVIAVYKMKTHTLTVGWSKYIHAAVFTQMLLIVFLAKAMFYFA from the coding sequence ATGTCTGCCCTTTATCCCTATGCCCACATCATCCATCTTTATTGCGCCATCACTTTTGTGGGCGGCGTGTTTTTTGAAGCGCTGGTGCTCAGCGTGATGCACAGCAAACGCGTTTCGCGCGAAGCCCGCCGCGAAGTGGAGCGCGCGCTGTCATACCGCGCCGTACGCGTGATGCCGTGGGTGGTGAGCGGCGTGTTTTTGTCGGGGCTGACCATGCTGCACCGCTACGCCGCCGTGTTGCGCCATCCGTTTTCGGGCGGCTTTGCCACCATGCTTTCGCTGAAAATTCTGCTCGCGTGCGGCATTCTCGCCCATTTTGTTATCGCTGTTTACAAAATGAAAACCCACACGCTGACGGTGGGCTGGTCAAAATACATCCATGCGGCGGTGTTTACCCAAATGCTGCTGATTGTGTTTCTGGCGAAGGCGATGTTTTATTTTGCTTAG
- a CDS encoding translocation/assembly module TamB domain-containing protein: MTEQPSPSQETPTVSPSSKKSKKLRRLLKYTLGAVIVLLGASAGGAAWLLNTNSGLRFAVYQLPKLADIQITSQTLTGSVLQGINADELRIITPSADIDISSLYFQWQPSQLWQRHLHINQINAGDIHIQSKPTPPQPKSPRPDAPISISLPISIALDNLTINSITQGKNHTEILRQAQASYIYNHQEHRIKIGSLKNYWSSTQGELAANTAAPFALSGDLVSDGELDGIAVSNVLNLSGSLNNISINTALAGNGIGLHANTQLRPFAKRIDDLIGKVNIIGQGINPKAFLPSLPEASLYFTLGITPDLDDTKTTLRGALNLRNELPKTADNNGIPVKLINGIFNIDDNGTIKIDHIQANLLQKGSLKIAGDIRTSDQTLNLTANIAQLTSSDALSTALAPTLNGDIKATGTFADPQINWQLATENAQSKGSLKIATDTKNAQRTLLLENGSVKANNGGEVKIAGSLELFQNQKLTLQASSQNFNPSALYPSFPQGNINGKIQATGEIAKQQIHSELNFAPSTLSGANLSGSGVVDYRDNHLSRADLAIRLGNNHLNTKGAYGKQGDNLALDINAPNLNLFGFGLQGALTAKGSLKTTANGYTQVDANLNGQARGFALGEALRIQNLDFKIQASPSPTAPLNITLNGNHISAGGIAIDNINASLNGTQRQHQFKAQSSLKIDNKPLTLRAAASGGLNEKIQWQGNISELNIAGALNLRLQNTMRLEASAEHVALSKASWQALGGSLNLDQLTWSKQAGLVTKGRANNLSLEQLHNFYTPPIEHNLTIAADWDLSYTQSPRGYLNLRQQGGDITLPTARKQPLNLQNFVLKTTLDGRGIHNTITADTRYGKASGDYNILQAFGSGKITAAPVSGKIQFTNDNLESLKSMMPVGHIIQGSLVATAQIAGTVATPKLSGTVNGDNLYYRNRQVGIILDNGSLKSHLDGQRWHIDSLTFDRKGGKISLTGDAAYVNSAPDVNAKITVAQYPILDQASRRLTLSGTTDISYNSSGITLTGSLKTDMGRFGFQESSAPTLDDDVIIVGEVKPPPAPPLPLKLDLEFDLNDRLFFVGEGLRVSLGGKLNLTSHTTADVQAVGSIYITRGQYKAYGQDLVVKKGIISFVGPLTKPNLNIRAERRASPVGAGVEVLGNLESPRVSLVADEPMSEKDKLSWLILNRASSGSDSDNAALATAVSAYLAGKFNDKMGFVDDFGLTTQQTRNINTGELNPAQQVLTFGKQLTQDLYLGYEVGLGQANQTVKLVYQLSRAFQAIARIGTLSSGGELKYIKRFD, from the coding sequence ATGACCGAGCAACCCTCCCCATCCCAAGAAACTCCCACCGTTTCCCCGTCATCCAAAAAATCCAAAAAACTCCGCCGCCTGCTCAAATACACCTTGGGCGCGGTTATCGTTCTGCTTGGTGCAAGCGCAGGCGGCGCGGCATGGCTGCTGAATACCAACAGCGGCTTGCGTTTTGCCGTGTATCAACTGCCCAAGCTCGCCGACATCCAAATCACATCCCAAACGCTAACAGGCAGCGTGTTGCAAGGCATCAACGCCGACGAGCTGCGCATCATCACCCCCAGCGCCGATATAGATATCAGCAGCCTCTATTTCCAATGGCAGCCCAGCCAGCTCTGGCAACGCCATCTGCACATCAACCAAATCAACGCGGGCGACATCCACATTCAATCCAAACCCACACCTCCGCAGCCCAAAAGCCCGCGCCCCGATGCGCCCATCAGCATCAGCCTGCCCATCAGTATCGCGCTAGACAACCTCACCATCAACAGCATCACCCAAGGCAAAAACCACACCGAAATCCTGCGCCAAGCCCAAGCCAGCTACATCTACAACCACCAAGAACACCGCATCAAAATAGGTAGCCTGAAAAACTATTGGTCCAGCACCCAAGGCGAACTCGCCGCCAACACCGCCGCCCCCTTCGCCCTATCAGGCGATTTGGTGTCAGACGGCGAACTGGACGGCATCGCCGTCAGCAACGTACTCAACCTATCGGGCAGCCTGAATAACATCAGCATCAACACCGCCCTAGCAGGCAACGGCATCGGCTTGCACGCCAACACCCAACTGCGCCCGTTTGCCAAACGCATTGACGACCTAATCGGCAAAGTGAACATCATCGGGCAGGGCATCAACCCCAAAGCCTTCCTGCCCAGCCTGCCCGAAGCCTCGCTGTATTTCACGCTCGGCATCACGCCCGATTTGGACGACACCAAAACCACGCTGCGCGGCGCGCTCAACCTGCGTAACGAGCTGCCCAAAACCGCCGACAACAACGGCATCCCCGTTAAACTCATCAACGGCATTTTCAATATTGACGACAACGGCACAATCAAAATAGACCACATCCAAGCCAACCTGCTGCAAAAAGGCAGCCTGAAAATCGCAGGCGACATCCGCACCAGCGACCAAACCCTCAACCTCACCGCCAACATCGCCCAGCTCACCAGCAGCGATGCCCTCAGCACCGCCCTTGCCCCCACGCTCAACGGTGACATCAAAGCCACAGGCACATTTGCCGACCCGCAAATCAACTGGCAACTCGCCACCGAAAACGCCCAAAGCAAAGGCAGCCTGAAAATCGCCACCGATACCAAAAACGCCCAACGCACCTTGCTGCTAGAAAACGGCAGCGTCAAAGCGAACAACGGCGGCGAAGTCAAAATCGCAGGCAGCTTGGAGCTGTTCCAAAACCAAAAACTCACCCTGCAAGCATCCAGCCAAAACTTCAACCCCAGCGCGCTCTACCCTAGCTTCCCGCAAGGCAACATCAACGGCAAAATCCAAGCCACAGGCGAAATCGCCAAGCAACAAATCCACAGCGAACTCAACTTCGCCCCCTCCACCCTGTCGGGCGCAAACCTATCAGGCAGCGGCGTGGTCGATTACCGAGACAACCACCTCAGCCGCGCCGACCTCGCCATCCGCCTAGGCAACAACCACCTCAACACCAAAGGCGCATACGGCAAACAAGGCGACAACCTCGCCCTAGACATCAACGCCCCCAATCTCAACCTATTCGGCTTCGGGCTACAAGGCGCACTTACCGCCAAAGGCAGCCTGAAAACCACCGCCAACGGCTACACCCAAGTGGATGCCAACCTCAACGGACAAGCCCGCGGCTTTGCCCTCGGCGAAGCCCTGCGCATCCAAAACCTAGACTTCAAAATCCAAGCCAGCCCCAGCCCCACCGCCCCGCTCAACATCACACTCAACGGCAACCACATCAGCGCAGGCGGCATCGCCATTGACAACATCAACGCCAGCCTTAACGGCACGCAACGCCAACACCAATTCAAAGCCCAAAGCAGCCTGAAAATAGACAACAAACCGCTTACCCTACGCGCCGCAGCCAGCGGCGGGCTAAACGAAAAAATCCAATGGCAAGGCAACATCAGCGAACTCAACATCGCAGGCGCGCTCAACCTACGCCTGCAAAACACCATGCGGCTAGAAGCCAGCGCCGAACACGTCGCATTAAGCAAAGCCAGCTGGCAAGCGCTTGGCGGCAGCCTGAATCTAGACCAGCTCACATGGAGCAAACAAGCAGGGCTGGTAACCAAAGGGCGCGCCAATAATCTCAGCCTAGAACAGCTACACAACTTCTACACCCCGCCGATTGAGCACAATCTCACCATCGCCGCCGACTGGGATTTAAGCTACACCCAAAGCCCGCGCGGCTACCTAAACCTGCGCCAACAAGGCGGCGACATCACCCTGCCCACCGCCCGCAAGCAGCCGCTCAATCTACAAAACTTCGTGCTTAAAACCACGCTAGACGGGCGCGGCATCCACAACACCATCACCGCCGACACCCGCTACGGCAAAGCATCGGGCGACTACAACATCCTGCAAGCCTTCGGCAGCGGCAAAATCACCGCCGCCCCCGTAAGCGGCAAAATCCAATTCACCAACGACAACTTGGAAAGCCTGAAAAGCATGATGCCCGTGGGGCACATCATCCAAGGCTCGCTCGTTGCCACCGCCCAAATCGCCGGCACCGTCGCTACGCCCAAACTCAGCGGCACGGTAAACGGCGACAACCTGTACTACCGCAACCGCCAAGTCGGCATCATTCTCGACAACGGCAGCCTGAAATCGCATTTAGACGGACAACGCTGGCACATCGACTCGCTCACATTCGACCGCAAAGGCGGCAAAATCAGCCTGACCGGCGATGCCGCCTATGTGAACAGCGCGCCCGATGTGAACGCCAAAATCACCGTCGCCCAATACCCCATCCTAGACCAAGCCAGCCGCCGCCTCACCCTGTCGGGCACAACCGACATCAGCTACAACAGCAGCGGCATCACGCTGACCGGCAGCCTGAAAACCGATATGGGACGCTTCGGCTTCCAAGAAAGCAGCGCCCCCACGCTCGATGACGACGTGATTATCGTGGGCGAAGTCAAACCCCCGCCTGCACCCCCGCTGCCGCTCAAACTGGATTTGGAATTTGACCTCAACGACCGCCTGTTCTTCGTGGGCGAAGGTTTGCGCGTGTCGCTCGGCGGCAAACTCAACCTCACCTCCCACACCACCGCCGACGTGCAAGCCGTGGGCAGCATTTACATCACACGCGGGCAATACAAAGCCTACGGGCAAGACTTGGTGGTGAAAAAAGGCATCATCTCGTTTGTTGGCCCGCTCACCAAGCCCAATCTCAACATCCGTGCCGAACGCCGCGCCTCCCCCGTGGGCGCAGGCGTGGAAGTGCTCGGCAATCTGGAAAGCCCGCGCGTGAGCCTCGTTGCCGATGAACCGATGAGCGAAAAAGACAAACTCTCATGGCTGATTCTCAACCGCGCCAGCTCTGGCAGCGACAGCGACAACGCCGCGCTCGCCACCGCCGTCAGCGCCTATCTGGCAGGCAAGTTCAACGACAAAATGGGCTTTGTGGACGACTTCGGGCTAACCACCCAGCAAACCCGCAACATCAACACCGGCGAACTTAACCCCGCCCAGCAAGTGCTCACCTTCGGCAAACAGCTCACGCAAGACCTCTACCTCGGCTACGAAGTCGGGCTGGGGCAAGCCAACCAAACCGTTAAACTGGTGTATCAACTTAGCCGCGCCTTCCAAGCCATCGCCCGCATCGGCACGCTTTCATCAGGCGGCGAATTGAAATACATCAAACGCTTTGATTAA
- a CDS encoding autotransporter assembly complex protein TamA: protein MIFRHTALFSCLLVSISSPLFAATQNSSEAASAPTAASNESAEQTPAPPLKKSEISPRKDKSKSEQANEEDDKELTPKYPIIIEADNPEIQKMLEQHLPLIAYQRKEELDKEQLGYLAEDAPNDARNMIKTEGYFNSEVSVTPEGEGYRVKVITGKRTTIDNVNVAILGDILQDDTLGSYYKNAFSNWQLPVGAPFRQEDWSSSKTSVLTAVTRKKYPLAQFTGTQAAVNPQTQKADLTVTVDSKKPIYFGDFQIKGNQRYPQSVISGMAQFKTGDVYDLDKLLDYQQALENDSHYTGASVQADFDNLQGDRVPVKVAVSEAKRQKFETGISFDSEYGLGGELGYEHYNIFNRGYVGSFAWEMDKYQTKLGIGISQPRKGSGYFNTANLAYSRSTTQNLEKRGITSGIWRVRDRDGIESRVGIEFIAEDSRIPNSNVNFGRSYATMLTAAWKRQRLESLLRPANGYYLSGKIGTTLGSLLSSAPMIRVHGSAGYYYTPEDKKLGTWVARGEIGYVHTNQKFEDGNVPSSLMFRSGGASSIRGYELNSIGRKIPPSSAVLPERAMFVASAEYQYPIKGSFALAAFHDVGSVAHRFKDMTLYHGTGIGVRWFSPAAPFSFDIAYGHRDKKLRWHISLGTRF from the coding sequence ATGATTTTTCGCCACACCGCCCTGTTTTCTTGTTTACTCGTATCCATCAGCAGCCCGCTGTTTGCCGCCACGCAAAATTCCAGCGAAGCCGCTTCTGCGCCCACCGCCGCCAGCAATGAAAGCGCAGAGCAAACCCCTGCGCCGCCGCTGAAAAAATCCGAAATCTCCCCGCGCAAAGACAAAAGCAAAAGCGAGCAGGCCAACGAAGAAGACGACAAAGAACTCACCCCCAAATACCCCATCATCATTGAAGCCGATAACCCCGAAATCCAAAAAATGTTGGAGCAGCATCTGCCGCTGATTGCCTACCAACGCAAAGAAGAACTAGACAAAGAACAGCTGGGCTACCTCGCCGAAGACGCGCCCAACGACGCGCGCAACATGATAAAAACCGAAGGTTATTTCAACAGCGAAGTCAGCGTAACGCCCGAAGGCGAGGGCTACCGCGTGAAAGTCATCACCGGCAAGCGCACTACGATTGACAACGTAAACGTCGCCATTTTGGGCGACATCCTGCAAGACGACACGCTCGGCAGCTACTACAAAAACGCCTTTTCCAACTGGCAACTGCCCGTGGGCGCGCCCTTTCGCCAAGAAGATTGGAGCAGCAGCAAAACCTCCGTGCTCACCGCCGTAACCCGCAAAAAATACCCGCTCGCCCAGTTCACCGGCACGCAAGCCGCCGTGAACCCGCAAACGCAAAAAGCCGATTTAACCGTAACCGTGGACAGCAAAAAGCCGATTTATTTCGGCGATTTTCAAATTAAAGGCAACCAACGCTATCCGCAAAGCGTGATTTCAGGCATGGCGCAGTTTAAAACAGGCGATGTGTACGACCTAGACAAACTGCTGGATTACCAGCAAGCCCTAGAAAACGACAGCCACTACACCGGCGCGTCCGTGCAAGCCGATTTTGATAATTTGCAGGGCGACCGCGTGCCCGTGAAAGTTGCCGTGTCCGAAGCCAAACGGCAAAAATTTGAAACCGGCATCAGCTTTGATTCCGAATACGGCTTGGGCGGCGAGCTTGGCTACGAACACTACAACATTTTCAACCGCGGCTATGTGGGCTCGTTTGCATGGGAGATGGACAAATACCAAACCAAGCTGGGCATCGGCATCAGCCAGCCGCGCAAAGGCTCGGGCTATTTCAACACCGCCAACCTTGCCTACAGCCGCAGCACCACGCAAAACTTGGAAAAACGCGGCATCACATCGGGCATCTGGCGCGTGCGCGACCGCGATGGCATTGAATCGCGCGTGGGCATTGAATTCATCGCCGAAGACAGCCGCATCCCCAATAGCAATGTCAATTTTGGGCGCAGCTACGCCACCATGCTCACCGCCGCATGGAAACGCCAACGGCTAGAAAGCCTGTTGCGTCCGGCCAATGGCTATTATTTAAGCGGCAAAATCGGCACCACACTCGGCTCGCTGCTTTCATCCGCGCCCATGATTCGCGTACACGGCAGCGCAGGCTATTACTACACGCCCGAAGACAAAAAACTGGGCACATGGGTGGCGCGCGGCGAAATCGGCTATGTGCACACCAACCAAAAATTTGAAGACGGTAACGTGCCCTCATCATTGATGTTCCGCTCGGGCGGCGCAAGCTCCATCCGCGGCTACGAACTCAACAGCATCGGCAGAAAAATCCCGCCCAGCAGCGCGGTCTTGCCTGAGCGCGCCATGTTTGTCGCCAGCGCCGAATACCAATACCCCATCAAAGGCAGCTTCGCCCTTGCCGCGTTTCACGATGTGGGCAGCGTTGCCCACCGGTTCAAAGACATGACCCTATACCACGGCACCGGCATCGGCGTGCGCTGGTTCAGCCCCGCCGCCCCGTTTTCGTTTGACATCGCCTACGGGCATCGCGATAAAAAATTGCGCTGGCATATTAGCTTGGGCACGCGGTTTTAG
- a CDS encoding alternative ribosome-rescue factor A: protein MSRKVQLNKGAIQDNALKALVKSNLFRHKVERNKKGKGSYNRQQAKKWQDGSFESSCFVLVEAA, encoded by the coding sequence ATGAGCCGAAAAGTTCAACTCAACAAAGGCGCAATCCAAGACAACGCCTTAAAAGCCCTAGTCAAATCCAACCTCTTCCGCCACAAGGTAGAGCGCAACAAAAAAGGCAAAGGCAGCTACAACAGACAGCAAGCAAAAAAATGGCAGGACGGTTCGTTTGAATCGTCCTGCTTTGTTTTGGTTGAGGCAGCCTGA
- a CDS encoding cold-shock protein codes for MATGTVKWFNDAKGFGFITPDEGGEDLFAHFSAINMEGFKTLKEGQKVSFDVTTGPKGKQAANIQGA; via the coding sequence ATGGCAACTGGTACAGTTAAATGGTTTAACGACGCTAAAGGCTTTGGTTTCATCACTCCTGACGAAGGCGGCGAAGATTTGTTCGCACACTTCTCGGCAATCAACATGGAAGGCTTTAAAACATTGAAAGAAGGTCAAAAAGTTTCTTTTGATGTAACCACCGGCCCCAAAGGTAAACAGGCCGCCAATATCCAAGGCGCGTAA
- a CDS encoding Na+/H+ antiporter family protein — MNAVIIGVLVMLVLSVSRIHVVLSLVIGAFAAGLAAGLPLSDVSDAAGNVVTKGVMSHFQDGLANGATIALSYAMLGAFAMAITHSGLPQQMAGAMIRRISTNQTQDTIPSGINGVKWGLLLALLAMGVMSQNVVPIHIAFIPMIVPPLLLVFNRLYIDRRLLACVMTFGLVTTYMFLPYGFGAIFLNKILLGNIEKAGMSVQHIHVMEAMAIPALGMVAGLLLAFVHYRKPRVYQNQQVDVDAASEAAGQPVVSSYRSAVAAVAILVCFAIQLVYKDALMLGALLGFAVFMMLGVVRRSEADSVFNRGMQMMAMVGFIMIAAQGFAEVMKATGQIEPLVQASATMFAGNKTMAAFAMLMVGLLITMGIGSSFSTLPIITAIYVPLCVSLGFSPMATVAIIGTAGALGDAGSPASDSTLGPTMGLNVDGQHDHMRDSVIPTFIHYNIPLFIAGWIAAVVL; from the coding sequence ATGAATGCGGTCATTATTGGTGTTTTGGTGATGCTGGTGTTGTCGGTGTCGCGGATTCATGTGGTGTTGAGTTTGGTGATTGGGGCGTTTGCGGCGGGGCTGGCGGCGGGTTTGCCGTTGTCGGACGTGAGCGATGCGGCGGGCAATGTGGTTACCAAGGGGGTGATGTCGCATTTTCAGGACGGTTTGGCAAACGGGGCGACGATTGCGCTCTCTTATGCGATGCTGGGGGCGTTTGCGATGGCGATTACGCATTCCGGGCTGCCGCAGCAGATGGCGGGGGCGATGATTCGGCGCATTTCCACCAACCAAACGCAGGATACGATTCCCTCGGGCATCAACGGGGTGAAATGGGGCTTGCTGTTGGCGCTGCTGGCAATGGGGGTGATGAGCCAGAATGTGGTGCCGATTCATATCGCGTTTATTCCGATGATTGTGCCGCCTTTGTTGTTGGTTTTCAATCGGTTATACATTGACCGCCGTTTGCTGGCGTGTGTGATGACGTTTGGCTTGGTTACGACTTATATGTTTCTGCCTTATGGTTTCGGCGCGATTTTTTTGAACAAGATTTTGCTGGGCAATATTGAGAAGGCGGGGATGAGCGTGCAGCATATCCATGTGATGGAGGCGATGGCGATTCCCGCGCTGGGCATGGTGGCGGGCTTGCTGCTGGCGTTTGTGCATTACCGCAAGCCGCGCGTGTATCAGAACCAGCAGGTGGATGTGGACGCGGCAAGCGAGGCGGCGGGGCAGCCTGTGGTGTCGTCTTATCGCAGCGCGGTGGCGGCGGTGGCGATTTTGGTGTGCTTTGCGATTCAGTTGGTTTACAAGGATGCGCTGATGCTGGGCGCGCTGCTGGGCTTTGCGGTGTTTATGATGCTGGGGGTTGTGCGCCGCTCGGAAGCGGATTCGGTGTTTAACCGCGGGATGCAGATGATGGCGATGGTGGGGTTTATCATGATTGCGGCGCAGGGCTTTGCCGAGGTGATGAAGGCGACGGGGCAGATTGAGCCTTTGGTGCAGGCGAGCGCGACGATGTTCGCCGGCAATAAAACGATGGCGGCGTTTGCCATGCTGATGGTGGGCTTGCTGATTACGATGGGGATTGGCAGCTCGTTTTCCACGCTGCCGATTATCACGGCGATTTATGTGCCGCTGTGCGTGAGCTTGGGCTTTTCGCCGATGGCGACGGTGGCGATTATCGGCACGGCGGGGGCGTTGGGCGATGCGGGTTCGCCCGCTTCGGACTCTACATTGGGCCCAACCATGGGTTTGAATGTGGACGGTCAGCACGACCACATGCGCGATAGCGTGATTCCCACGTTTATTCATTACAACATTCCGTTGTTTATTGCGGGGTGGATTGCGGCGGTGGTGTTGTAA
- the clpS gene encoding ATP-dependent Clp protease adapter ClpS, which translates to MSLHQATRQSQKTQLAPPKKYGVFLLNDHYTPMDFVVDVLQDVFRLPESKAVSIMLEVHHHGKGLCGVYTRDIAETKQQQVMQLADEAGHPLMCTIEEVSL; encoded by the coding sequence ATGAGCCTGCACCAAGCCACACGCCAATCGCAAAAAACCCAACTCGCGCCGCCGAAAAAATACGGCGTTTTTCTGTTAAATGACCATTACACACCGATGGATTTTGTGGTGGATGTGCTGCAAGATGTTTTCAGGCTGCCTGAAAGCAAGGCGGTGAGCATCATGCTGGAAGTCCACCATCATGGCAAAGGCTTGTGCGGCGTTTACACGCGCGATATTGCCGAAACCAAGCAGCAGCAAGTGATGCAGCTTGCCGATGAGGCAGGGCATCCGCTGATGTGTACGATTGAGGAAGTATCTCTATGA
- a CDS encoding SlyX family protein — MNENELENRMIELEIRLALQDELVGSLNDTVAKMQDALDLQQAQLRLLYNKIQQQSEGAGDKPYSLADEVPPHY; from the coding sequence ATGAACGAGAACGAATTAGAAAACCGAATGATTGAGCTGGAAATCCGCCTTGCGCTGCAAGACGAGCTGGTAGGCAGCCTGAATGACACCGTTGCCAAAATGCAAGATGCGCTGGATTTGCAGCAGGCACAGTTGCGGCTGCTGTACAACAAAATCCAGCAGCAAAGCGAGGGGGCGGGGGATAAGCCGTATAGTTTGGCGGATGAAGTGCCGCCGCATTATTGA
- the clpA gene encoding ATP-dependent Clp protease ATP-binding subunit ClpA: MISKELELILQDLYTHAKNARHELVGLEHLLLAIVQGSTDVNAALQHCGVETALLVVQLQESIDENTPVYPADQATHEPQPTVGFQRVIQRAMIHVQHSSQDKVLPEDVLIALLDEDDSPAAYFLQLHSVKRIDLLRYFSHRSGSLNAGAPSRSQDDDDNNLADNPLEAYTVHLNAEVQAERIDPLIGREAEMERMLQVLCRRRKNNPLLVGEAGVGKTALAEGLAYLIERNQVPEVLAKAQVYSLDMGALLAGAKYRGDFEARVKAVLKALAAVPNALLFIDEIHTMIGAGSTQGSVMDASNLLKPALAKGQLRCIGATTYDEYRTIFAKDHALNRRFQKIDISEPSVSETVQILQGLKPMFEAHHNVHYTDDAFQAAAELSAKYINERFLPDKAIDIIDEAGAAQRIAQPENRQDEIGKNEIERIIAKIVRIPETTVSHDDKTVLRHLADTLKAKVFGQDEAIDLITTAIKLARSGLGQPEKPIGSFLFSGSTGVGKTEVARQLANALGITLQRFDMSEYSEPFAVTRFIGAPPGYVGFDQGGLLTEAINKHPHCVLLLDEMEKAHPDIYNVFLQVMDAGRLTDNTGKSADFRNVIIIMTTNAGAQNLNRANFGFTGKHERGDEMEAIKKTFTPEFRNRLDAVVPFAPLTPEIILRVADKFLAQLGEQLAAKNVSASFGSALREHLAAKGFDPQMGARPMQRLIQSEIRQALADELLFGKLANGGSVAIDWDNEAQKVVLEMNAAKAAPEKETV, from the coding sequence ATGATTTCAAAAGAACTTGAACTGATTTTGCAAGATTTATACACTCACGCCAAAAATGCGCGGCATGAATTGGTGGGCTTGGAGCATTTGCTGTTGGCGATTGTGCAAGGCTCAACCGATGTGAACGCGGCGTTGCAGCATTGCGGCGTGGAAACCGCGCTGTTGGTGGTGCAACTGCAAGAAAGCATTGATGAAAACACGCCTGTTTACCCCGCCGACCAAGCCACGCACGAGCCGCAGCCCACGGTGGGCTTTCAGCGCGTGATTCAGCGGGCGATGATTCATGTGCAGCATTCGTCGCAGGATAAGGTGTTGCCCGAAGATGTGTTGATTGCGCTGCTGGATGAAGACGACAGCCCTGCGGCGTATTTCTTGCAACTGCATTCGGTTAAACGCATTGATTTGCTGCGCTATTTCTCGCATCGTTCAGGCAGCCTGAATGCGGGTGCGCCATCACGTTCGCAGGATGATGACGACAACAATCTTGCCGATAATCCGCTGGAAGCCTACACCGTCCACCTGAACGCTGAAGTGCAGGCCGAGCGCATTGACCCACTCATCGGGCGCGAGGCGGAAATGGAACGGATGTTGCAAGTGTTGTGCCGCCGCCGCAAAAACAATCCCTTGCTGGTGGGCGAGGCGGGCGTGGGCAAAACCGCGCTGGCGGAAGGCTTGGCGTATTTGATTGAGCGGAACCAAGTGCCCGAAGTGTTGGCGAAGGCGCAAGTGTATTCGCTGGATATGGGCGCGCTGCTGGCAGGGGCGAAATATCGCGGCGATTTTGAAGCACGGGTGAAAGCGGTGTTAAAAGCGCTGGCGGCGGTGCCCAATGCGCTGTTGTTTATTGATGAAATCCACACCATGATAGGCGCGGGCAGCACGCAAGGCAGCGTGATGGATGCGTCAAACTTGCTCAAACCTGCGTTGGCAAAAGGGCAGCTGCGCTGCATCGGCGCGACAACGTATGACGAATACCGCACCATTTTCGCCAAAGACCACGCCTTAAACCGCCGTTTCCAAAAAATTGACATCAGCGAGCCGAGTGTGTCCGAAACGGTGCAAATTTTGCAGGGCTTAAAGCCGATGTTTGAAGCGCACCACAACGTGCATTACACCGACGATGCTTTTCAGGCTGCCGCAGAGCTGTCGGCCAAATACATCAACGAGCGATTTTTGCCCGATAAAGCCATTGATATTATTGACGAAGCAGGCGCAGCCCAACGCATCGCGCAGCCTGAAAACCGCCAAGACGAAATCGGCAAAAACGAGATTGAACGCATCATCGCCAAAATCGTCCGCATTCCCGAAACCACCGTGTCGCACGACGATAAAACCGTGTTGCGCCACCTTGCCGACACACTCAAAGCCAAAGTGTTCGGGCAAGACGAAGCGATTGATTTGATTACCACCGCCATCAAGCTCGCCCGCTCAGGCTTGGGGCAGCCTGAAAAACCGATTGGCAGCTTTTTGTTTTCAGGCAGCACAGGCGTAGGCAAAACCGAAGTCGCCCGCCAACTTGCCAACGCGCTGGGCATCACGCTGCAACGCTTTGATATGTCGGAATATTCCGAGCCGTTTGCCGTAACCCGATTTATTGGCGCGCCCCCTGGCTATGTGGGCTTTGACCAAGGCGGCTTGCTCACCGAAGCCATCAACAAGCATCCACATTGCGTGCTGCTGTTGGACGAAATGGAAAAAGCACATCCCGATATTTACAACGTGTTCCTGCAAGTGATGGACGCGGGCAGGCTCACCGACAACACGGGCAAAAGCGCGGATTTCCGCAACGTCATCATCATCATGACCACCAATGCGGGCGCGCAAAATCTCAACCGCGCCAATTTTGGCTTTACGGGCAAACACGAGCGCGGCGACGAGATGGAAGCCATCAAAAAAACTTTCACGCCCGAGTTTCGCAATCGCTTGGATGCTGTTGTGCCTTTCGCGCCGCTCACGCCCGAAATCATCCTGCGCGTGGCGGATAAATTCCTTGCCCAACTGGGCGAACAGCTTGCCGCGAAAAACGTTTCCGCCAGCTTTGGCAGCGCGTTGCGCGAACACCTTGCCGCCAAAGGCTTTGACCCGCAAATGGGCGCGCGCCCGATGCAACGCCTGATTCAAAGCGAAATCCGCCAAGCCCTTGCCGATGAATTGTTATTCGGCAAGCTGGCAAACGGCGGCAGCGTGGCGATTGATTGGGATAACGAGGCGCAGAAAGTGGTGTTGGAAATGAACGCGGCGAAAGCGGCGCCGGAAAAAGAAACGGTGTGA